A single Chiloscyllium punctatum isolate Juve2018m chromosome 14, sChiPun1.3, whole genome shotgun sequence DNA region contains:
- the rab33ba gene encoding RAB33B, member RAS oncogene family a produces the protein MSSSPGGGTSALEPAAGSLLLNAPPRSRIYKIIVIGDSGVGKTCLTYRFCAGKFPDKTEATIGVDFREKTVEIDGEKIKIQLWDTAGQERFRKSMVQHYYRNVHAVVFVYDMTNPVSFQSLPAWIEECNQHSLGGEIPRILVGNKCDLTDATKVKTELAQKFADTQSMPLFETSAKNPNDNDHVEAIFLTLAHKLKNHKPMMLSQLQVDEPKVKLESEPKADVECYC, from the exons ATGTCCTCCTCCCCGGGAGGAGGCACCTCGGCTCTGGAGCCCGCCGCCGGCTCGCTGCTCCTCAACGCGCCGCCCCGCTCCAGGATCTACAAGATCATCGTCATTGGCGACTCGGGAGTGGGCAAGACCTGCCTGACCTACCGCTTCTGCGCCGGCAAATTTCCCGACAAGACCGAGGCCACTATCGGGGTGGACTTCCGAGAGAAAACCGTGGAGATTGATGGAGAAAAGATTAAG ATTCAACTGTGGGATACAGCTGGCCAAGAACGTTTTCGGAAGAGCATGGTACAACACTACTACAGGAATGTCCATGCCGTCGTCTTTGTTTATGACATGACCAACCCTGTGAGCTTTCAGAGTCTGCCAGCCTGGATTGAAGAATGCAACCAGCACTCACTTGGTGGAGAAATCCCACGTATCCTCGTGGGGAACAAGTGCGACCTAACAGATGCCACCAAAGTCAAAACTGAGCTGGCTCAGAAATTTGCTGATACTCAAAGTATGCCCCTGTTTGAAACCTCTGCTAAGAACCCAAATGACAATGATCATGTGGAGGCCATATTCTTGACTTTGGCTCATAAACTGAAAAACCATAAGCCTATGATGCTTAGCCAGCTCCAGGTAGATGAGCCAAAAGTGAAGTTGGAATCTGAACCAAAGGCTGATGTGGAGTGTTACTGTTAA